CAAAAGTAAAAAGAATAAAAGCAACCATTTGATAATATCCAGCAGTAACACTATCAACCCCTATTCCTTCTGCATATTGATAAATATAGGTCCAACACATAATTTGGGCACCAACGTATAAAATTTGAGCTAAAACTCCTAATACATATTTTTTATTATTGGTTAAAGAGGCAAAAGTATCTCCAATACTTGGCATTCCTCCTTCATCTTTAGATTGTGGCATTTTACTAATCACAAACAAAACAAACACACCAGTAATCACCAATCCTAAAATTACATATGGGTTTCTTATCACCAATAAGTCTGATGTTTTAATCAATATTTTTGAAGCTTCATCTAAAGCACTAAAGTTATCAATATCATCACTTTTTAAATTCTTTAACACAAACTGCTGTGCTACAAATAAACCTGCAATTAGCCCCACTGGATTAAATGCCTGTGCAAGATTTAAACGTAAAGTAGCCGTTTTTTTAGACCCCATTGCCAACGCATATGGATTTGCAGCTGTTTCTAAAAAAGCCAAACCAAAAGTTAACACATACAATCCTAAACAAAAAAACCAAAATTGTTCTGTTATAGCTGCCGGATAAAATAATAAGGCTCCTACAGCATACAATCCTAAACCTATTAAGATTCCAACTTTATAAGAATATTTTCTCATAAACATTGCTGCGGGTAAGGCCATACAAAAATAACCACCATAAAATGCCATTTGCACCCAAGCAGCTTGCGAATTAGATAATTCTAGTACTTTTTTAAATGCTTGTACCATAGGATCTGTAACTGCATTAGCAAAGCCCCAAAGAGCAAACAAGGAAGTAACCAAAACAAAAGGAATTATCATTTTTTTAGGTACTACCGATTCTTTTTCTTTTATATTCATTTTTAAAGTTTATTTATTATTAACACCAAAACAAAATCACCTAAAAATTAAGATATCATTTTTTTCGAGGACGGGTAAAAATAATAATCTAAATGATAACATATCACTAATCAAAGATTTATTTCTATTAAAAAATGACAATTAAACTATTTTAATATACCGCAGAAAAACTTATGTTTAAAGAAATAATAAATGAAAAATTTATAACTAGTCACTACTATTATCTTTATATCATAAATCAAATACAAAATAATCATCATGCCTAACACAAAAAACAACACCTTAGTTCCCATTTTAATTATAGCTGGGCTATTTTTTATCTTTGGATTTGTTACTTGGATTAATGGAGCTTTGATTCCGTTTATGAAAGCGATTAACGAATTAACCTCTGCACAATCTTTATTAGTAGCTTCTGCGTCTTATATTTCTTTTGTGGTAATGGCTATTCCTGCCTCATATATCTTAAATAAAACAGGATACAAAAAAGGAATGTCTTTAGGTTTATTTGTGATGGGAATTGGAGCTTTGGTTTTTATACCCGCTGCAGAAGCTAGAACGTATTGGATGTTTTTAACAGGAATTTTTATTCAAGGAGCAGGAATGACCTTATTACAAACTGCCTCAAATCCATATATCACCATTATTGGTCCCATAGAAAGTGCCGCAAAACGAATTGCTATTATGGGAATTGCCAATAAAGTAGCTGGAGCTTTAGGTTCTATTATTTTTGGAGCATTGTTGTTATCGGGGATTGATGAAATACAAGAAAAACTAACATCAGTCACAAATTCTGAAAAAATAGAATTATTAAACACCATGGCCGATAGTGTTGTTACGCCCTATATTACAATGGCTATTGTTTTATTTATTTTAGGTGTTTTAATTAGAAAAGCTCCCCTACCAAACGTAGAGGCTGAACCTATAAAAGAATCAGAAAACGGAACAAGTACTAAAACCA
Above is a genomic segment from Wenyingzhuangia fucanilytica containing:
- the fucP gene encoding L-fucose:H+ symporter permease, whose product is MNIKEKESVVPKKMIIPFVLVTSLFALWGFANAVTDPMVQAFKKVLELSNSQAAWVQMAFYGGYFCMALPAAMFMRKYSYKVGILIGLGLYAVGALLFYPAAITEQFWFFCLGLYVLTFGLAFLETAANPYALAMGSKKTATLRLNLAQAFNPVGLIAGLFVAQQFVLKNLKSDDIDNFSALDEASKILIKTSDLLVIRNPYVILGLVITGVFVLFVISKMPQSKDEGGMPSIGDTFASLTNNKKYVLGVLAQILYVGAQIMCWTYIYQYAEGIGVDSVTAGYYQMVAFILFTFGRAVGTYMLRFISSGKLLMIFALLAIAAVLGTMYLNDVYGLYCLVMISFFMSLMFPTIYGIALGDLTEEESKVGSAGLIMAIVGGALMPKLQGIIIDLGGNGVADTTILGISEVRFSFILPLLCFAYITWYGLRVKNKYELTNE
- a CDS encoding sugar MFS transporter encodes the protein MPNTKNNTLVPILIIAGLFFIFGFVTWINGALIPFMKAINELTSAQSLLVASASYISFVVMAIPASYILNKTGYKKGMSLGLFVMGIGALVFIPAAEARTYWMFLTGIFIQGAGMTLLQTASNPYITIIGPIESAAKRIAIMGIANKVAGALGSIIFGALLLSGIDEIQEKLTSVTNSEKIELLNTMADSVVTPYITMAIVLFILGVLIRKAPLPNVEAEPIKESENGTSTKTNIFQFPHLWLGVLTLFLYVGVEVIAGDTIIAYGISLGIPATDAKFFTTFTLMAMVATYALGVVLIPKIISQTTALKLSALLGIVFSLCIVFTTGFTSVLFVAALGIANALVWPAVWPLTLKGLGKFTKTASALLIMAISGGAIIPPLYGKLVDANKAEYIAQGMSNAMATATASTEGYWILLPCYIIILYYAISGHKIGLKK